The genomic stretch CCCTGAAGCGCGATGCGCTTCAAGCCTTTGTCCTTTTGTATCAAGGCGCCTTCGACAGCATCCAGTTGAGCGTGCCTCGCCAGTCGACCATGCGGATCGGCGTGCCATGCGTACCGGTCTCAAAGCGGACGAAGCGGGTCGGATATGTCTTCGTTTTGGTGAGGATCGAGCGAAAGAAGGCTTCCTGGTTCGCCACGGGAAAGACCACGTCATGGCTGCCCTGGCCGAAGAACACTGGCACGCGCCGTTTGAAGGCCGGGCTGGCCAAAAAGCTGTCGTCCCAAAGTGAGCCGAGCAGCAGCAGCCCATTGATGCGGCCGCCAGTGTCCTTGCGGGCGGCGAGCTTCCAGCACAGCGAACCGCCCATCGAGCCGCAGGCGGCGAATATCTTCGCGCCGGGCGACTGTTCAGCGTAGTGATCGATCAAGGCCGCGACCTGTGCGGCGCCCTTGTCGCCGAAATCGGGGAAGTCCGGCGAGAGATAAAGCCCGCCATTGTCGGCCATTAGGTTCTTGAGGCGGTTGAAATTGCCACCGAAAGTGAAGTCGTCGGCGCCCTGCTTGCGGCTGCCGCCCTGCCCGTGCAGGTAGAGCACAATGACGGCGGCACCTTCCGTCTTGCCGACGGCGACGTGCCTGACATCGCCAGCGTCGGTCTTCAGCATCAGATCCTGCTGCACCTTGCGCACGCTGGTGTCGGTATACTGCGCATGCACGCGCTTTTCCGGCACTTCGTCGCGCTGGTTGATGTCGCGCATTTCGCGATAGTCGATGACCGTATAGGCGCCGTTGGTGTCGGACGAGATAGTTGCCGGATAGGCGAAGAGATCGTCCTTGAAGGGTTTCAGTTCGAGCGCATCGGCGTGGGCGGCAACGCCAAGAACAAATGTTGCGATCAGAAAGCTGTGGAGAGGAGAAAGGAAACGAAAAGCCATACCGCAGGCTTGCGTAATTCGGCCCGGGTTTGTCAATCCTGCAGCACGCCGCCGGCGCCTTCGAGCGCCTCGCGGGTGTCGACATCGACAGACG from Mesorhizobium sp. NZP2077 encodes the following:
- a CDS encoding alpha/beta hydrolase; this translates as MAFRFLSPLHSFLIATFVLGVAAHADALELKPFKDDLFAYPATISSDTNGAYTVIDYREMRDINQRDEVPEKRVHAQYTDTSVRKVQQDLMLKTDAGDVRHVAVGKTEGAAVIVLYLHGQGGSRKQGADDFTFGGNFNRLKNLMADNGGLYLSPDFPDFGDKGAAQVAALIDHYAEQSPGAKIFAACGSMGGSLCWKLAARKDTGGRINGLLLLGSLWDDSFLASPAFKRRVPVFFGQGSHDVVFPVANQEAFFRSILTKTKTYPTRFVRFETGTHGTPIRMVDWRGTLNWMLSKAP